A region from the Drosophila bipectinata strain 14024-0381.07 chromosome 3R, DbipHiC1v2, whole genome shotgun sequence genome encodes:
- the LOC108130751 gene encoding alpha-N-acetylgalactosaminidase-like isoform X1: protein MSIARCHLLLLLLSTWDCVGIHVVNGLENGLARTPPMGWMPFERFRCVTDCVRFPKDCISERLIRRTANLLVSEGYAAAGYRYLIIDDCWMEASRDMATHELLPSEDRFPSGMRNLGNYIHSKGLLFGIYHDLGERTCMFQGPGAARHFNLDARTFANWGVDYVKMDGCFASESELDQGYPEFGRALNHTGRPMVYSCSWPYYKARPDFKLIAQHCNLWRFAQDIQDSMASVTNIMMQYSKKQTELAAHAGPGRWNDPDMLVLGNYHLSYDASRLQLAIWSVIAAPLIMTNDLESVRPEIKNLLLNRDIIGINQDPLGQPGHKVLTSHNIQVWIRPVTPVSNFGKKSFAIAFLNLGGFAECPLCPQVYKVQLYRLGLNSRRGYNVMDLFNRSHNFGLYKPKDSFSTRINPEGVTFYKFSVLPPKG, encoded by the exons ATGTCCATCGCAAGATGCCACTTGTTGCTGTTATTACTTTCTACATGGGATTGCGTCGGAATACATGTGGTAAATGGACTAGAAAACGGACTGGCACGAACGCCACCCATGGGATGGATGCCATTTGAGCGGTTTCGTTGCGTGACGGATTGTGTCCGCTTTCCAAAAGATTGTATAAG TGAGAGGCTTATAAGACGAACTGCCAATCTTCTGGTTTCTGAGGGATATGCCGCTGCAGGATATCGATATTTAATTATTGACGACTGTTGGATGGAAGCTTCTCGCGACATGGCTACTCATGAACTTCTACCAAGCGAGGATCGGTTCCCAAGTGGCATGCGGAATCTTGGAAACTAT ATTCACAGCAAGGGGCTTCTTTTTGGAATTTACCATGATCTTGGTGAAAGAACATGTATGTTTCAAGGCCCTGGGGCCGCCCGTCATTTTAATCTTGATGCCCGAACCTTTGCTAACTGGGGCGTGGACTATGTCAAGATGGACGGATGCTTTGCCAGTGAATCGGAGTTGGATCAGGGATATCCCGAATTCGGTCGTGCTCTAAACCATACGGGTCGTCCCATGGTTTACTCATGCAGTTGGCCTTATTACAAGGCTCGg CCAGATTTCAAATTAATAGCGCAGCACTGCAATCTTTGGCGATTTGCGCAAGATATTCAGGACTCTATGGCTTCTGTAACTAACATTATGATGCAATACAGCAAAAAGCAAACTGAATTGGCTGCACATGCTGGTCCCGGTCGTTGGAACGATCCAGATATG CTTGTGCTGGGTAATTATCATCTGAGCTACGATGCCAGCCGTTTGCAATTGGCTATATGGTCAGTTATTGCTGCTCCTTTGATTATGACAAACGATTTGGAGAGCGTTCGACCGGAAATTAAGAATCTGCTTCTGAATAGGGACATTATTGGCATTAATCAAGACCCTTTGGGTCAACCTGGCCATAAAGTTTTAACGTCGCATAATATACAG GTTTGGATTCGACCCGTTACACCGGTGAgcaattttggtaaaaaatcCTTTGCAATAGCATTTTTAAACCTGGGAGGTTTTGCCGAGTGCCCATTGTGTCCGCAGGTCTACAAAGTTCAGCTATACCGCCTAGGCCTTAACAGTCGAAGGGGATATAATGTTAtg GACTTGTTTAACCGGAGCCACAATTTTGGCTTGTATAAGCCAAAAGATTCCTTTAGTACGCGCATCAACCCTGAGGGAGTGACGTTTTACAAGTTTTCAGTGTTGCCTCCCAAAGGCTAA
- the LOC108130751 gene encoding alpha-N-acetylgalactosaminidase-like isoform X3, giving the protein MQLALLQGSDFKLIAQHCNLWRFAQDIQDSMASVTNIMMQYSKKQTELAAHAGPGRWNDPDMLVLGNYHLSYDASRLQLAIWSVIAAPLIMTNDLESVRPEIKNLLLNRDIIGINQDPLGQPGHKVLTSHNIQVWIRPVTPVSNFGKKSFAIAFLNLGGFAECPLCPQVYKVQLYRLGLNSRRGYNVMDLFNRSHNFGLYKPKDSFSTRINPEGVTFYKFSVLPPKG; this is encoded by the exons ATGCAGTTGGCCTTATTACAAGGCTCGg ATTTCAAATTAATAGCGCAGCACTGCAATCTTTGGCGATTTGCGCAAGATATTCAGGACTCTATGGCTTCTGTAACTAACATTATGATGCAATACAGCAAAAAGCAAACTGAATTGGCTGCACATGCTGGTCCCGGTCGTTGGAACGATCCAGATATG CTTGTGCTGGGTAATTATCATCTGAGCTACGATGCCAGCCGTTTGCAATTGGCTATATGGTCAGTTATTGCTGCTCCTTTGATTATGACAAACGATTTGGAGAGCGTTCGACCGGAAATTAAGAATCTGCTTCTGAATAGGGACATTATTGGCATTAATCAAGACCCTTTGGGTCAACCTGGCCATAAAGTTTTAACGTCGCATAATATACAG GTTTGGATTCGACCCGTTACACCGGTGAgcaattttggtaaaaaatcCTTTGCAATAGCATTTTTAAACCTGGGAGGTTTTGCCGAGTGCCCATTGTGTCCGCAGGTCTACAAAGTTCAGCTATACCGCCTAGGCCTTAACAGTCGAAGGGGATATAATGTTAtg GACTTGTTTAACCGGAGCCACAATTTTGGCTTGTATAAGCCAAAAGATTCCTTTAGTACGCGCATCAACCCTGAGGGAGTGACGTTTTACAAGTTTTCAGTGTTGCCTCCCAAAGGCTAA
- the LOC108130751 gene encoding alpha-galactosidase A-like isoform X2, whose protein sequence is MSIARCHLLLLLLSTWDCVGIHVVNGLENGLARTPPMGWMPFERFRCVTDCVRFPKDCISERLIRRTANLLVSEGYAAAGYRYLIIDDCWMEASRDMATHELLPSEDRFPSGMRNLGNYIHSKGLLFGIYHDLGERTCMFQGPGAARHFNLDARTFANWGVDYVKMDGCFASESELDQGYPEFGRALNHTGRPMVYSCSWPYYKARPDFKLIAQHCNLWRFAQDIQDSMASVTNIMMQYSKKQTELAAHAGPGRWNDPDMVWIRPVTPVSNFGKKSFAIAFLNLGGFAECPLCPQVYKVQLYRLGLNSRRGYNVMDLFNRSHNFGLYKPKDSFSTRINPEGVTFYKFSVLPPKG, encoded by the exons ATGTCCATCGCAAGATGCCACTTGTTGCTGTTATTACTTTCTACATGGGATTGCGTCGGAATACATGTGGTAAATGGACTAGAAAACGGACTGGCACGAACGCCACCCATGGGATGGATGCCATTTGAGCGGTTTCGTTGCGTGACGGATTGTGTCCGCTTTCCAAAAGATTGTATAAG TGAGAGGCTTATAAGACGAACTGCCAATCTTCTGGTTTCTGAGGGATATGCCGCTGCAGGATATCGATATTTAATTATTGACGACTGTTGGATGGAAGCTTCTCGCGACATGGCTACTCATGAACTTCTACCAAGCGAGGATCGGTTCCCAAGTGGCATGCGGAATCTTGGAAACTAT ATTCACAGCAAGGGGCTTCTTTTTGGAATTTACCATGATCTTGGTGAAAGAACATGTATGTTTCAAGGCCCTGGGGCCGCCCGTCATTTTAATCTTGATGCCCGAACCTTTGCTAACTGGGGCGTGGACTATGTCAAGATGGACGGATGCTTTGCCAGTGAATCGGAGTTGGATCAGGGATATCCCGAATTCGGTCGTGCTCTAAACCATACGGGTCGTCCCATGGTTTACTCATGCAGTTGGCCTTATTACAAGGCTCGg CCAGATTTCAAATTAATAGCGCAGCACTGCAATCTTTGGCGATTTGCGCAAGATATTCAGGACTCTATGGCTTCTGTAACTAACATTATGATGCAATACAGCAAAAAGCAAACTGAATTGGCTGCACATGCTGGTCCCGGTCGTTGGAACGATCCAGATATG GTTTGGATTCGACCCGTTACACCGGTGAgcaattttggtaaaaaatcCTTTGCAATAGCATTTTTAAACCTGGGAGGTTTTGCCGAGTGCCCATTGTGTCCGCAGGTCTACAAAGTTCAGCTATACCGCCTAGGCCTTAACAGTCGAAGGGGATATAATGTTAtg GACTTGTTTAACCGGAGCCACAATTTTGGCTTGTATAAGCCAAAAGATTCCTTTAGTACGCGCATCAACCCTGAGGGAGTGACGTTTTACAAGTTTTCAGTGTTGCCTCCCAAAGGCTAA